A stretch of DNA from Ricinus communis isolate WT05 ecotype wild-type chromosome 4, ASM1957865v1, whole genome shotgun sequence:
GGAAGCAGATCTTGCAAATCTAGTTAACATTGCTGCCATTAAAGCTGCCGTTGAAGGTGCAGAGAAGTTAACTTCTGCACAGTTGGAGTTTGCAAAAGACAGGATAGTTATGGGTACAGAGCGGAAAACTATGTTCATATCAGAAGAATCTAAGAAGGTACCTATATGTCAATCACGTGTCACCGCCTTAGATTAGGTTTGAACGACTGCCTTATTCAGTGGACAGTTCAGTTAGTATCTTTGAAACTCAGTGTTCTGTGACTGATTGGCTTAAGTTGAACTATCACCTAATTCCCCACCTTTCCTCTCCCCCGGcatgaaaatgaaactttCACTCTTTAGCTTTAACTCCTGAGTCACCATATATCATCTGTTAACATTCATTATTGTCGATTGCTCACATTACTATGTTATCTTTCAGTTAACTGCATATCATGAGAGTGGCCATGCCATTGTAGCCTTCAACACTGATGGTGCACATCCAATTCACAAAGCAACAATAATGCCACGTGGATCTGCTTTAGGAATGGTCACCCAGCTTCCTTCAAATGATGAGACATCAATTAGCAAAAAGCAGTTATTAGCTCGTCTTGATGTTTGTATGGGAGGAAGAGTTGCAGAAGAGCTCATATTTGGACAGGACCATGTCACTACTGGAGCGAGTAGTGATCTTCATACAGCTACCGAACTTGCTCATTATATGGTAATATCTCATTTTCCTAAGTTGGACCTTTGCCAATATTCCATCGCAGTTATGGTTATTCATATTGTATACATTTAACCTTTCTTAAGTTTTTGCTTCTTTTCGTGGATTAAGTGTGAAAAATGTGATAAGTGGAACATTCCATCTAAGCTGTTCTCATATAGTCTGCATGTAAATTGTCTCGCTGTATTTATAATTCTCACTATCTACCAAGTACAGAAATAAAGATCAAACAAACATCTAACTGCTTGATGCTATTATCTTTCTAAGGTATCTAATTGCGGGATGAGTGATGCAATAGGACCAGTACATATCAAAGAGCGGCCAAGTTCTGAAATGCAGTCACGAATAGATGCTGAAGTATGCTTCTTTTATCCACAGCCTTGTTTCTAACAATATGATGACTTGTTGCAAAATCTTAAATTTGTTTGATCAATTGTTTAGGTGGTGAAACTCCTAAGAGAGGCATATGATCGTGTAAAGAAGCTGTTAAAGAAGGTATTCTCTTAAGACTGTATCTTTGACTTTGAGAGGTGCAATCTTCTGTTATTGATTGTGTGTTTcttatttgtattttctttgttgAATGTGCTTTCGCCGTTCTATTTACCGGAACTTATTATGAGTAGAAGGGATGAGAAGCATTGTTTTAATTCCATGGAATTGGCATTGCATCTTGATGAACAAGCCCATGAGCTTAAATGGGCTCCTGATTACGGCCAGGGGGGAGATCTACTTGTCACACCTTTAGCATCAGCCATAGGAATAATCagtattttcttacatttatCAATGTCGATGCAAATTCTAGGAGTCACCGACTGACTCTCTGCTCTGATTTGTTTTTCAGCATGAGAAGGCATTACATGCATTAGCAAATGCTCTTTTGGAGTATGAAACGCTTAGTGCAGAAGACATAAAGCGAATTCTTCTTCCTTACCGAGAAGGACGGCTGACTGAGCAACAAGAAGAACAGCAAGAAGAAGGGGAGCTTGTGTTGGCTTAATCTTGTAATCTAGTCAATGATTAGGGCTGGGGGGAAGCTCTGTACAGTGTATTTAAAGCAGTACAGgtgattaattatataattccttcCAAATTCCCCCCTTTCATGTGTCCATAAGAGTTTCATAGGAATTCTGTTTATATATCAGAAGCATCTCCAAAGCAATCCGTTGTAGCATTCTaacaatcaaatatttttacagAATCATGTACTATTTTGAAATTACTTGTGTTACTTGAATGTTGACCCCATTAAGGGTGAAATTTTGGACATATATCTTCTGCTATAGGATAACTTTGTTGTTAGTTCTTGAAAGACAGCAACTTCTGCTACTGGGCTTCACATTAACTTTTATTGGCATGATTGTAGTTGATTGTGAAACTTCTTTGCGCTCATTATCACCTGAATGTGCTTCAATCTCAAGACAGTTTTGTTGGTGGGGAAGTAAGTTTACAACATCCAGTAACATGGAATTGGAGTTCGTGCGACCACTACTAAAATAGTGGCCTGCCGGAACCTGCTCCGCCAAGTGCAAGTAAATTTTTGCTAAAAATACTGAAATCACGTAGTTGCAGACGAGATTACAGCACCAAAATAGTACCTGAATACAGATATCAGCAAACAGAAGGAGCCATCCCGTATGTGACAATTTACAAATGGTCATTTAAAACCCTAGGTTTCCATTTCATCGAACTACTTAATCTGCACCTAGAACTATgagcaaaaacaaaaacagaaagTAAACTACAAAACAACTTCTTCCAGCACACGTATATACAGCATAATGTTGTCACCACAAACAAAACGCTGGATGTCACAAACAAACGGGAACCTAGggttattcttcttcttcttttttttttttttttttttttagtatatatataattttttttcatccACCAGCAAGATAAACCTTTATAAGGGGGGTGGTTCTTGAGCTTCCTAAAGATGGGGAATCCAGCAAATAGTTTTATGAAGAGAACATCACAACCAAAATGAAAGAGTATAACAGTGTCTGGAAGATGGAAGACAGCACTACAGCCAGTCGGTATCCAGTGCCTCTGACATAGAAAAGCCTGGAAGCTTCATCCTTCACAACCATAGAGTCCAACACACCTCCACAGCCCAGTCCTGACTTTTCTTAGATGCAATCAATGGGCTCGGTCCGGTCCTGCACGGCAAGCCGTTCCGATACATCAGCTAGTGATTTAAGATTGCACTTAATCAGAGCTTCAACAAAGTAGCATGTCTCATCCTTAGTATTCCCATCAGGCACATCCACCACAAATGACTCGATCACCAGCGTCCCCGGTCTTCCATCAATGATCTCTGGATGGAGGGAAATGATTGAAGAGTAGTTCTgggcaaagaaaagaaaacaataaaacaagGTTGGTTATTTGAGGGCAATAGCGAAGAAGTTTGCAGAACTTAGAACTGACAAGTTGCAGCAGCAAACCTCAAAGCTTGcaataatattatctaatcacaACCAAACTGCtaatgaaaaacaaagaatGTATAAAGACAACTGGCAAGATAATCCTGTGCCGAATTGTGTTTTTGGACTCCACTCATGTCAAGACACAATGGTTATAACAGCAAATCATCTAGAATCTGGTTTACAAATAATGAAACCTGTAGCCAAACATACTATATCCAATTCACTAGAACTTCATTGCATATAATACACAAAACACTAAATGATGAACTGCATAATGCAGCAATAGTTGCCATTATAGGAAAGTGAACTTTCCCTACAACTGAAAAATCATCATATAagagaatataagaaaaaagtaCAGGAAGAGACTCAATACCTTAAGTCTGTGATCCCCGCCAACAATCCTCATGCTGAGGATATgctcatcatcatcaagaaACTCCAGTCTTTCGGTACTTGTAGTGGCAGGAAGTCCAGACTTGACATCAATTTCTCTAAGACTTCCAATCTGAAGGTTCCCTTGTGCTACGCACCTGCTAATGAAAGGCTTGTACTTCTGTGGTTGATCAAATCTCCTCACCAAAGACCAAACCTATTATTGATAACAAAGAAGACATCAAATTAATCATTAGGTAACTGTCCATATCGTAAGAAACTTGAATTTAAGATGAATATGATTCTTgagagataaataatttccaCAACAGCATGTAATGGATGACATTCTTTTGCATGCATATCCTTTTCAACCAAggttttgtaatattaatcAGCCAGTTGGCgtaaaaaaattgatgaaagGAAAACAAGAATGCAAATATCAACTAAATCATAATTATGACTGGTCTCAAACCTAACAAATTTGACTCTTCAGTTCCATAATTATTCAAAAGTCTCTACAATAGTAGAACTCAATGCTATCAAAACGATAACTGCTCCTCACAAGAACCTCAAGAAATCTGAAATGCATGCAAGTAAATTCCTCATATCAAAGTGGAATTTGCTGAGTACATAAACATATCAGCTAATGCCAAATTGTAATTACGTAATTGCGAATATTACTTGAAATATTTTCCTTTCCTTGTTTTACTCTGCATGCAACCAGAGAAAGAGTCCAAATTGTCAAATAAACCAAAAGGGAGTAATCAATCTAAAACAAAAGGATCACCTAATACTGGACAAGGGATAAAGAAAAAGTCAAAATCATAGATCGAGATCAAACATTCTCAATTTGAGATTTAggtcaaaagaaattaaagaaaacaacaaattCGTAAACAagatcaattttaatatatttaggcTAATCACTATCAAAACCTAGACAAAGAATCGATAGAGactagagagagagagagagagagagaattaCGAGATGAACAGGAGCTTTGATGTGTTTAACAAGAGCAGAACTACACTGGTGATCAGCAGGATCATGTCTATGGTGTCTCCTTACATACTCACTTTCTACACTTCCTATTATACCATTTCCTATTGCTACGTTTCCATTACTCCTTCcgctcatttttctttctttttttttccaattctTGTTATTCTCTTTACACTTTGCTTTCTCTTCAAGCCAAGCACGTCCCTGCCTTTCTCTCCCTCCTAAAACAATAAGGAACCATCACACGGACAGAAAGAGTAACAGACTCTGTTTCCTATCCCGGAAAACCTCGCTCGCCGGAATCGTAGCTGCGATCGCCGGCCGATGATGAAGATTATTCGTTGAGAAGAGAAATAACAAAGGGAGATATGTGTATGAATggatattttaatgttttattgaGAGGTaataaagaagagaaagtGTACGCGACTCACCGCCATAGAAGAAGACGAACAACAAGAGCAACAACTACCTCTCAAGACTCTTATCATAAAATCATCTAATCAcctgaaattaaaataactaaattaaaacatttattattattattattatatatatataactcttaacccctttttttattattttagttgcACGAGACTGCcccttgttcttttatttaattactaagcTGCCATAACGAGCttcttgtttatttctttgtatttCTGCCGGAAAATTACCAACTAAGCTTGGTGTACATGTTAGATAGAAGagtgttatatatataataataacaattaatatttattatttaaaattaaaaatatataagaatatctatcaaatttatataaaagatttttttctaaatagtTAAACttcttgttttatattataatggCATATCAAATTTTgagattattaaaatttgtgtttttttataattatgccttaagtttttgaaaaattaaactcTAAAAGTTTATATAAAAGTCTTTCGTTAGTCTTAGACCCATAATTCTAACTAAACTGTTATTTGACTTTAAGttatacatttaattttattatgctGGTTTTCACATCACTCTGATgtgtcttttattttataattaaatatttaatttctaataaaaatttaaatcttttgatttagtttgtaatcttatattataataaaatagcaaATCAACccattataaagaaaaagtttcaTACAAAAGCAATTATTAGTAtctatttatcaaaaaaattcaataatttaattttatcaaaaactATTCCTTAATGTATCCGATTTTGATATTTGTCTTTATATAGTTTGTGAACTTAATCAAAAAGTACATCTagattttttcaatattgattttctttttatgtagataagtttattataattatattattaaaatgaaaatgagtgagaaaaaaaaattaaattcttctaggactagtattaaaaattcatttaatattttgattataaaattaaaaacacattaaaataatgtaatgtaatattaaatatataataaaatttcaaattataatatttaatactgCTTCTTAACAGAAAAAGTTAAACCATAGTATTTTAGTTCGTGAAATAAAGTCAcacaatttaattatagaaaaatacaaaatttgcTCAACTTTAAAATCTGTTATcccttttataatttattaaaaaagggTAGTGAATTATGAATAGGATTTATTATTCCTACTCCAAGAtcctttcatttattttattgtgtaTTTGGAGAATATAGGGGATAAAGTGGTAATATTAAGATTTGAATAATATATTGGTAGTTGGCATATGGATATGATAGTAATTGGGATCACATTTTTAAGcagctttttttctttctttttttcattatatatgctaaaataaaagtatagaCCGCATAGTatgtaaataagaaaatgattaaaGATAACATTATTTTATGTTCAATTGTATTGCGTATTACAATATTTTAACTAGGGGAAAACTCATAAAAGAATAcaccttttttttaaaaataaataaatatatattttaataagtcATACTTTAACTTTCATAACTTCAAATTGGACTAAAACTATTTGCTATAGAAAAACAAATGTATTAATTGgaatataactaataaatataaataacaggactaataaatttataaaacagaaatatatatatatatatatatatattaggcttattaaattatgttatatgacaaaaaatatatttaatattaaattatttaaaatagaagtattttataaataatatttgttatgaaaattttttatttaaaatttataaatttaataaatatgaatcgaaaataaaaataaacaaaatcaataatttttttaaatcagtcatttattttagtatattaaagCAATGAATCTATAatcagattttttattttaataaatagaaaatttattcaatcttttttaattttaaaatcaccataaaatatttatattttatataaataaataaattataaattttaatttcgtAAAGTGtactaaatacataaattttaaagccTCAATTCAAAGGacgtttttgttttttggaaTTTTCTTGAGGCGCAAACTAATACTATGAAGTCTATGGCCGGATGTATTTCTAttgggaaaaataaaaaataaaaattttgtccAAAGACCTGACataagttttttctttctttaagaaaaaaaagggaaataaAATCGGAGCTATGGTGAGCCACGAGTTACATCAAATGTCGGCGCCAAACACTCGAGTCgattctttttgcttttctagACGGGCCAAAAAAGTGCTATAATAAGCATTCTCTTACATAGAAATataatctttatatatatatatatatatatatatatatatatatgtattatttaatatatgttattattttaaaaaataatattattttactgttattcattataaaattatttttatcatctaGCTTATGCATACGAGAtcctttaagaaattaaatataaataatatatttgattaaactACCATATTTTCATAtgatttaaaaagtttataataattatacttcatataaatattgaaaacttAATCCTgccttttaataatttaaaattttttttagagaaaaaaaaatttattgtctaTTCTTGATATACGTCTCTACTTAAAcatcaaatcaataaataattgatacatatttattagttttagattATGAGTATTGTCAATCATCTAATATCACAATATAAAATACTCGTGCATACGTGtcatttttctattagttgttgtgtatataactaatataggtaatttttttataaaaataaaaagataaaaaaatttagatgtctttaaatattaaaaaaaataaaaaacgcAAGTCCCGATAACTTagatttttcttaagaaaagcTAAAGTGCTTACTAGTGAATTGGATGTTATTTGTTAGGGTTGGACCAACCAAATCTGAAAAGGATAATGCAAGTTGCATAAGCATAGATTAAGATCACACAGCCCACTTGTCAGCCTGCTCACAAATCACCAGCTAGCTTTTACAGTCTTTTTCCCGATGTGTGAATTTAGTCGGACACTTTTATGGGATACGGGACTCCAACGTGGAATAGCATTTAGAACTAAACTCGggtttaaatttaaactggattaaatatatataagagtcatgtaaatattaatacatttttaatgaataaaaaaatagtcacacaattaaattttaattatttagtcattttagtattttaatttaataagtattctaattttaatttttataatttattatattttttattttttattttaatctaataaatatctaaatttactgtaattactattatatattacaaatcaataaaagtattaatattatttttataaaataaaaatatatataaaattttatccaACATTATTATTCTCATCACTTTATCAATCTTCACACaattttacttattaatttagaatctaaaatacataaaaaaatttattatataaatctaattatataattaaatcaaactacaattcaaattatttttaaagttaaattaaactgcaaagtcaaaaaattaaattgtgcttaaattaaaagttaagtTATCAAATTGACTCTATAGTACGTCcattttatcttaaatttatctgaaaaatgaaaaattaaaattaataataggaATTTAAGAaagctaaattaaatataattataaaatttaaagatgaaattaaatcatattttatatataaatttatattactgAAAATAGAAATACTATAGAATATTGTGTATCGGGTATATCCTCGTACTTGAAGGAATAGTATTGTATTCCTTGAGAAGGATTCGAGAGTGCATTTCACGCTCAAGGGATTGAGCTTGAGAAActagtattttcttttagatatTTAGCTGGGAAAACGTGCCTAGATGGGTACGTGCACGTGATAGAGAAATTTCTTACTACTTCTCTCAGTAAATTTAGTCTAGATGCATTGAATAATTCGTCGTGTCAGAAATAACAGGAagaaagattttctttttctttttctattttcagcCGATTGATCGTCAATGACAAAAAGcaccttatttttttatttattttaattttaataataatttattacaatttgagaaaaataaaattattttagcgTAGATTgttagataattaaatataatttagtcACACATATTTTTGCTAAAAGTAAACaactcaaaataaaaagtctAAATAAGGTTCTGTAAAGTGAGATTTAAAATGAGATGTTTTTTAAATgctaaatatcataaatttgagaaatttatttatactaaATTTGAAAAGTCTAATTCGAAGAtgcaaataagaaaaaataatatagaccCGTTACCTCTTActaaatttcaaaagattCACTGAATTTGGACAACAAACCATATGAACATTCCCCAAGCTTACGTCACTCATTAGGAAAAGCTAGCATAAACCGTAGTTTGATGACCAACGCAATTACCTCCTACAACAAAATACTGGCTAGAATTAATTGTTCAAATTTTAAGTACAAATTCtcatgaaaaagaaacattACTGTCCCTTTTTGTGATTACTGTATCCTTATCATCACTACTGTTAATAAGTATCCGATTAAATGattacatataattaatataaagttTGTGATTGTCGTGTTACAATATAATAAgctaataaattttgtaaattatttttctcaaacttagttttataagaaaatactaATTCAgttagttttctaaaaaataattttacaaattaaaagaaaatgctgACTAGCGATAAGGGCGAGAGTTGGAAGTATATGAAAGTGATATAGAACTGAACCAAGACCTGTTTCAAAGGAATCGGTTAGCTGCAGCTGTTAGATTGTGCCTTTGCAAGTGCCCTTTAGCGTTAAGCTGTAGGGGGTGTCATTTGATTTGCAAAAccctataaaaaaaaaacattacaACTATTATATCTTCGTCggtcttttttatttctttaaattttcaactaaattcttaatttaaattctaattaaacacaAGAATGATATACTGCTAACAGCCAACACCTGTAGCTATCAGCAATTCAGCGTCAGATTTCACATTAAAAGTTGATCAATGCTACTGCCAAGTGTTAATACCAATGCTTGTCATGATTTGccttttttatttgagaaaaccACTATGATTTTTTACGGattcttataattttcattttttaatttgaaatttagtgtattttggtattaattaagatttaattataatttttatttaattctatctCATTAAATTCGTAGAATTAATTATGActaaattacattttaaattcCAAACTAatgaatttctttattatatgataaaaatagaattatctttatttctatttttctctttcatttctcttattttaacttttctaataaaaaattacttaaattacactattatatatacacacaaaacacatttttaaaaaactaaagtatcgaattgaattttatatttattgta
This window harbors:
- the LOC8274379 gene encoding abscisic acid receptor PYL8, with translation MSGRSNGNVAIGNGIIGSVESEYVRRHHRHDPADHQCSSALVKHIKAPVHLVWSLVRRFDQPQKYKPFISRCVAQGNLQIGSLREIDVKSGLPATTSTERLEFLDDDEHILSMRIVGGDHRLKNYSSIISLHPEIIDGRPGTLVIESFVVDVPDGNTKDETCYFVEALIKCNLKSLADVSERLAVQDRTEPIDCI